CAATGGCCGAAGGCTGGGTTCCAAGACGGTTGATGTCCGCCTGCAGGTAGTAATAGGGTTTCTTTTCCGCCTGAGATTCGGGAGTTCGTGCGATATTGGGAATCTCGTCAGGCATCTCGATGAAGGCCGTTAGGGACTCCAGGTTACACCCATTGCGAACCCTTAAAAAGGCCTGTCTACGGTGGTTCCCTGCCGAGGCGAAGATACTGTACACGTTTGAGGCAGATGGGGAGTTGATCCAAATTTTGCCATTGGTCGCTTTTAACGGAAAAGGGTCAAAGACGCCATCACCATTAAAATCCCAGGCGTATTGGAAGTCGCTGCCGCCGGTGACGGCTCCAGCTGCCGAGAAGTTGTAGTAATTGTGCTTGCCGGCTGTTGAAATAGTGACCTTCGTCGGGTCGACGACGGGTCGCTCGCCACTTTCACATTGAGCATCTACATTAAAGGTTTTAATTGTCACCAGGCCACCCTCGTCAACGGCCTTAATCGCCATTGAAGAGCGCCCAGGGCCAAGAACAATGCTGCCAGCCAGAGGTTTCCAGTCAGGATCTTCGGAGTCATAATCAGTGTCGATGGAGAATACCAGAGTGCTGGCGTTTTCATCGGCGGTGCCACTGCAATCCACAGAGATGGTATCGCCCTCGGTTGGGTAACCGTCAAAAAAGGTGTCTTTCTCACCAATCGTATCAACATTGCGGATCTGCAGGGTGTTGTTGAGATTGGTGAGGCGACAGGAAATCTTCGGTGCCTGATTGGTGATGCCGGGATTAAGATTGTCCGAATTGTTGGAAGAATTTGTCCCGATGGTGCCTTCAGGGCCATACCCCTGAAAGTTGGACTCGCACCCTAGGGTAAGAGCTAGAATCAGCAAAAGATAATATTTTAAAAGGTATTCCGTTTTCATTTTTTCCCCACTTTGTGTACCCACGCCTTCCCTGTAGTTTTTGCCCCTAACTGGGGCCCCGAATTTACTTTCAGGGCCCATGGAAAGCATTGTCTCACGAATATTCAGAACTAAACTTCGATAGAATCTGCAGGTTATTGAGGAATAGCTGGTATTCCACCACCTCCACTACAAATTCCATCGACACAAGGACCACCCGCTCCAACACATTGGTCAACTGGTGCAACTTCACAGTAGAACTTGCCATTTCGGGCGCTGACCGATTTGCTCGTGGAGGAGTTTGTCAGAGTCGGGCACTGGAACTCACCCAATATGATGGTCGCAGTTGTGGGTGTGAACTCAACCTTGTCTGAATTACTGGAACACGGCATGACACCTTCATCACGCTGAACCGTGATTTCGATGGTACAGGCCTGGTCGATGCGGTTGTAATTTTCGTGCGTAATACCGTCATCGCCGGCTGAGACTCGGTAACTTGCTGAATGGAGTTGGACCCCATCAGCCTGGGTATAAGTTTGGGACGCTGAACTGCCGTTATCGGGTATATTGTTAACCCGTATTTCCATGCCATGAATAAACTGGTTGCCTGAATCCATCTGCAGGCCACCCGTGTACCAGTTGAGTCCTTGAATCGTGAATGATGCTTTCTGCGCTAGTTTCTCAAAATTATAGGAGCAGATCACTCTCTTTTCCTTATCACCTGGGTACCAGGTTCCTAGGAAAGGTCCGTTTACGCGCTGCTTGAGAGAGGGAGATGCTGTTGTCGTAACAGACTCGGATCCGATGTCAGACTGTAAGTAGTAGTAGCCCTTTTTGACTGCTTGTGACTCAGGTGTTCGGGCGATGTTTGGAAGTTCATCCGCCATTTCCACCTGAACAGTGTCGGACTCCATATTACAGCTGTTACGTACCCGTAGTAAGGCCACTCGTCGATGCGATCCAGCTGAGGCAAACACGCTATAAATCCCTTGCGAAACTGGAGATTCATTCCAAATGGCTCCGGCACTAGAGTTGAGATCAAAGGGATCAAAAACTCCATCGCCGTTGAAATCCCAGGCGAACTGGAATCCCGAACCACCTGAAACCGCCCCATTTGGAACGCTAAAGGTGTAAAAGTTGTGTTTGCTTTCAGCGGTGATCGCCACCATTGAGGCGTTGACCACGGGCTTGGCTCCATTGGCACATTGGGCGTTGATGGCGAAAGTCTTGACTGAAGCGAGACCATGTTCATCAACAGCCTTTAGGGCCATGGTTTTATTACCAGCAGCTAACGTGAGATCAAAGCCAAAAGGCTTAAAGTCCGGACTTTGGGCATCATAGTCAGTATCGATAAAGAAACTGACGGAGCTGCCTTCATCCTCGGTGGCAGAACAATCAAAACGGACCGTATCGCCTTCTTGTGGGTAACCACTAAAGAAGGTGTCTTGTTCGCCAATCGTGTTGATGCTGCGCTTTTGACTGGTATTGTTGGTATTGGTGATCTGGCATGAAATCTTTGGAGCCTGATTTGTAACGCCAGAGTTCAGTTGATCGACATTTTGGGCGGTCGATGCGCCGTCGTTGCTATTTGTTTCTTGGTTGCTGTCAAACCCGGAATGACATGACCACAGGACCATTGCAAGGCCCCCTATAATAGAGAGAGCCTTCGTATTCATTTGTTTTTCCTCCTCCTAAGAAGATTTTTCTTTGGCGTTAACTCCGCACAGAGCTTAACTTAAAAAAGTTAACCGCCAATGAACCCCACAGAACCGAATTGCAAAGCGGGGACCAGGGTGTAAAGAAGCTGGTTAGTTTTAAGCTCCTTCTTTCCGGGGATTTTTTTGACACCTGTCAATGGCATGTTTCGCCAGGGGGAATGAGGAGCTGTAGAACTTTTATCTATATATTATGGATGGGCGGCGGGCTCGTCGCGCAAAGCACGGCGAAGGATTTTACCAACATTTGTTTTTGGCAGTTCTTCGCGGAATTCAATATGCTTGGGAACTTTGTAAGCCACGAGATTCTCCCGGCAATAATCCAGCAGCTCTTCGGGTGTCAAAGATGTATCCTTTTTGACTACAAAGATCTTAACCGACTCGCCGGACTTGTCATCACGGATGCCGACAGCTGCAACTTCCAAAACCTTAGCATGGGAGGCCACCACGTCTTCAATTTCATTTGGATATACATTGAAGCCCGAAACCAAAATCATGTCTTTAAGGCGGTCAACGATTTTAAAGAAGCCGTCTTCGTCCATGACGGCGATGTCCCCTGTCTTCAATCCGCCATCGGGCAAAATTACCTTGGCAGTTTCGTCAGGCCTTTGCCAGTAGCCCTTCATTACTTGAGGACCATAAATCACCAATTCCCCTGTGTGCCCCTGGGGTAGAGGTTCGCCGTTTTCATCGCAGACTTTAATTTCAGTGTTAGGGATAGGCAGGCCAATCGTGCCGACCCGGTCCGTTCCATCAATGGGATTGCAGCTAGCCACAGGTGAAGATTCGGTCAGGCCATATCCTTCCACCACCGGTGTCTTTGTTCGTTTTAGCCATTCGACGGACACCGCCTTTTGCAAGGCCATTCCGCCAGCGACACTGACCTTTACCGATTTGAAGTTGATTTGGTCAAAGTCAGGATGATTCATAAGGGCGTTAAACAGAGTGTTCACCCCGGTGAAGACAGTAAAACGAGTGCTCTTCAATAATTTAATAAATGCATCAATGTCTTTGGGGTTGGTGATTAGGACATTAGTGCCACCGTAGTACATCAAGGTCAGGCAGTTCACGGTGAGAGAAAAGATATGATAAAGCGGCAGAGCCGTGATCACCACTTCTTCGCCCTCCACCAGTCGGGGCTTCATCCACTCAGCAATTTGCATCATGTTGGCGAGAATATTTCGGTGGGTCAGCATGGCTCCCTTAGAAACACCCGTGGTGCCACCCGTGTATTGCAGAAATGCCAAATCATCCGGCTGGCAAATTTCAGGATTGAATTTCTTCTCGGCCCCCAAGTCAAGAGCCTCATAAAATGAATAGGCCTTTGGGAGGTTGTAAGCGGGGACCATTTTTTTCAAGTACCTGACGACACTATTGACTAACAGGGACTTGGGCCAACCCAAGAGATCTCCCAGTTGAGTGACGACCACGGTTTCAATTTCAGTTTCGTTGATGATCTCTTCCAGTTGGTGAGCGAAATTGGCGAGGATGATAATGGCTTTGGCACCGCTGTCGTTAAATTGGTGCTTCATTTCACGGGTGGTATAGAGTGGATTGGTGTTCACCACCACCAGACCAGCGCGAAGTGCGCCGAACATTACGACCGGATATTGAAGTGTGTTGGGCATTTGGATGGCAACTCGGTCGCCCTTTTTCAGGCCGGCGTGGTTGATGAGGAAAGAGGCAAAGTCGGCCGACATCTCATCGAGTTCTTCAAAAGTCAGATTTGATCCCATGTTGGCGAAGGCCAGCCGAGGTCCGAACTTTCTGCAACTCTCTTCAAACATTTCGTTGATGCTTTTGAATTTGCCGACATTGATTTCAGGCGAAACATTTTGCGGGTAGTTCTTAAGCCAAACCTTTTCCATAAAGGTCACCTCGTCACAATAAAGATGTTAGTGAGTTGCGGAAGGCAGTCTAGCACGGGCGTGGGCGGGGGGTGAATAAAAGGATATGGCGCGTAGCATCCTCATCTGGGGGAGTTGGTTGCAAGGCGACGAGGTGGTAAGAGAGTGTTTGTGAAGATTAGGAAAAGCCATCGAGTCTTTTTTAGCTCAGCTGTCAGATGCAGCCACCATGAATTTTCCCCTGAAGCAAATTGGCGGGCCTTTGGGCCTGCGGGCGGAGGGGGCGGGTGTGGCTTTAATTTTGAGTTGTCCGCATCTATTGAGGGCAGCCCTGATCCCGAGACGGGATGGATTCTGTCAGAGGAGGATTTCGACGCTATGCTTAGAGAGGTGGTTCAAGATTGGGACCACAGTTTTCTCAATGACTCAGAACCAAAATTCAAAGCCCTCAATCCGACTCCGGAAAACATGGTGAGTGAATTGTTTCGGCGGATTGACCAGCGAGTGGGTAAACTGAGGCCGGCCTTGCAGCTGGTCGGAACGCGTTTGCGACAAGATAAGAATCTGTGGGTCGGTTGTGAGGGGTCAGGGTTTCCTTTGTTATTGACCCAGGCCTTCCGCATTCAATGTGTTCATCGCCATCACAACCCTGATTTGTCCATGGAAGAAAACCGGCGCCTCTACAACAAATGTGCCTCGATGCATGGCCACGAGTATACGATCGAAGTAACGGCGCAAGGTGAAGTGGATTCCGAGACCGGTTTGGTAATGAAAAGAGATGAATTCCAGCAAGATGTGGAGCGGGTTTTGATCAAACCCTTTAATCAGACATTTCTTAACGAAATTGTCGGTAACACTTCAGGCGAAATCCTCACCGAAAAATGGAGTCAACTCATGCGCCAAGCCTGGGGCGACAAATTCGCCTTCCTGGTTGTGCGCGAAACCCGCAAAAACTCCTTCGTCGAAGCCACCAACGGCCGAGAGCGGGCCCTTCTTTTGCTTTAACTGTTAATCCAGCAAGAAGCGGAACCACTTGAGGTTGTCTTTGTAGGGCGGGTAGCGAAACTTGGGATCGCTCCAGGTGGGTTTTTTAAGAACAGCCTTCATGTGACTGAAGGTCTCAAAGCTGTATTTGCCGTGATAGCGGCCCATGCCGCTGTTGCCGATGCCGCCAAAAGGAAGTTGGCTGGTGGCCAAATGAACAATGCAGTCGTTGACGCATCCGCCTCCGAAAGCCACCGATTCAAGTACGGTCTTTTCCACACTTTTGTCAGTGGTAAAAAGATAGAGGGCCAACGGATTTGGTTGGCGGTCAATGATTTCGAGGGCCTCTCTCAAGTGTTCATATTCGACGATGGGTAGAATGGGTCCAAATATTTCCTCGGTCATGACCGGTGAGTCGATCTTGGGGTTGATCAACAATGTGGGTGAAAGGTACTTTTGGTCTGAATCAAACTGACCTCCGTATAGAATCTCTCCGTCCTTGAGATAACCTACTAACCGATCATAGTGGCGGTTGGTGATAATGCGGCCGTAGTCGGGGCTTTGTTTGGCATCTTTGCCATAAAACTCCTCAATTGCGTCGACAATCGCGTGTTGCATTTCTTTACGAACAGATTTGTGAACCAGCAAATAGTCAGGGGCCACGCAGGTCTGCCCAGTGTTAAAAAACTTGCCCCAGGCAATCCTTCGGCCGGCAACCTTAATGTTGACCGCACGATCGACGAGGCAGGGGCTTTTGCCACCCAATTCAAGGGTAACGGGAGTTAGATGTTGGGCGGCCGCCGTCATGACGATTTTTCCAACTTGTGGACTACCGGTGAAAAAGATGTAGTCGAAATTATGGGCCAGAAGTTGTTTGTTCACTTCCAGTTCCCCCTCGACGACCTGGATGTACTCGCTGGGGAAATTGTCCTGAAACAGATCGGCGATGAGTTTGGAAGTATGAGGGGCAAACTCTGAAGGCTTAAGAGTTAAGACGTTTCCCGCAGCCATAGCACCCACCGCTGGTAGGACGAGTAGCTGGAAAGGATAATTCCAGGGTGACATGATGAGCACCTGGCCGTAGGGGTCAGGTCGAAGCTGAGCATTGGCCGGCTGAAGGGCCAGTGGAAGACTTACGCTTCGCGGTTTCGCCCAGGAGCTGAGCTTCTTTTTCATCACGTCGATTTCTTCCAATACCATGGCGATCTCAGAGGTCCAGGCCTCAAGGGCCGGTTTGCCCAAATCAGCCTTAACCGCGGCGAGGATCTTATTTTCGCTGACGCGAATCATGCGCTCCAATTTGCTCAACTGTTCCAGGCGAAAGGACAGGGGCAGGGTTTTGCCACTGCGAAAAAAGGATTTCTGCTGCTGTAAAATCTGGGGAGTGAGTTCCATAGGCCATCCTTTGTTGGTTTCCATCATAAACAAACTGGGGAAGGAAGGAAAACCTTTGTCCAGGCCTTGCAAATGATTCTGTCAAGCCCTCAGGCATTATCCATTCCTGAAAGAATCTCAATGAGATAATGCTGAGTATTATGGGAGTAAAAAGGGCTTCCCCGGCAAAATGAGCCTCGGCATAAT
This is a stretch of genomic DNA from Pseudobdellovibrionaceae bacterium. It encodes these proteins:
- a CDS encoding 6-carboxytetrahydropterin synthase, whose protein sequence is MKIRKSHRVFFSSAVRCSHHEFSPEANWRAFGPAGGGGGCGFNFELSASIEGSPDPETGWILSEEDFDAMLREVVQDWDHSFLNDSEPKFKALNPTPENMVSELFRRIDQRVGKLRPALQLVGTRLRQDKNLWVGCEGSGFPLLLTQAFRIQCVHRHHNPDLSMEENRRLYNKCASMHGHEYTIEVTAQGEVDSETGLVMKRDEFQQDVERVLIKPFNQTFLNEIVGNTSGEILTEKWSQLMRQAWGDKFAFLVVRETRKNSFVEATNGRERALLLL
- a CDS encoding AMP-binding protein, which translates into the protein MEKVWLKNYPQNVSPEINVGKFKSINEMFEESCRKFGPRLAFANMGSNLTFEELDEMSADFASFLINHAGLKKGDRVAIQMPNTLQYPVVMFGALRAGLVVVNTNPLYTTREMKHQFNDSGAKAIIILANFAHQLEEIINETEIETVVVTQLGDLLGWPKSLLVNSVVRYLKKMVPAYNLPKAYSFYEALDLGAEKKFNPEICQPDDLAFLQYTGGTTGVSKGAMLTHRNILANMMQIAEWMKPRLVEGEEVVITALPLYHIFSLTVNCLTLMYYGGTNVLITNPKDIDAFIKLLKSTRFTVFTGVNTLFNALMNHPDFDQINFKSVKVSVAGGMALQKAVSVEWLKRTKTPVVEGYGLTESSPVASCNPIDGTDRVGTIGLPIPNTEIKVCDENGEPLPQGHTGELVIYGPQVMKGYWQRPDETAKVILPDGGLKTGDIAVMDEDGFFKIVDRLKDMILVSGFNVYPNEIEDVVASHAKVLEVAAVGIRDDKSGESVKIFVVKKDTSLTPEELLDYCRENLVAYKVPKHIEFREELPKTNVGKILRRALRDEPAAHP
- a CDS encoding aldehyde dehydrogenase produces the protein MELTPQILQQQKSFFRSGKTLPLSFRLEQLSKLERMIRVSENKILAAVKADLGKPALEAWTSEIAMVLEEIDVMKKKLSSWAKPRSVSLPLALQPANAQLRPDPYGQVLIMSPWNYPFQLLVLPAVGAMAAGNVLTLKPSEFAPHTSKLIADLFQDNFPSEYIQVVEGELEVNKQLLAHNFDYIFFTGSPQVGKIVMTAAAQHLTPVTLELGGKSPCLVDRAVNIKVAGRRIAWGKFFNTGQTCVAPDYLLVHKSVRKEMQHAIVDAIEEFYGKDAKQSPDYGRIITNRHYDRLVGYLKDGEILYGGQFDSDQKYLSPTLLINPKIDSPVMTEEIFGPILPIVEYEHLREALEIIDRQPNPLALYLFTTDKSVEKTVLESVAFGGGCVNDCIVHLATSQLPFGGIGNSGMGRYHGKYSFETFSHMKAVLKKPTWSDPKFRYPPYKDNLKWFRFLLD